A region of the Stieleria neptunia genome:
ACGTCGCACCGACGACAAACGCTTGGGTGGGCCCGTCGGGGAAACCCGGGAACGTCGAATTGCCGAGCGACAATCGAACCGTTGCGGTGGTCACCGACGCACCGCCGGGGTCGGTCAGATTGACATTGTTGGCGTCGCGACCGAGGTACCAATTATCGAGCTCGGGGCCCGAGACGGTCGTGGAACTTGTCGGCGTCGCGTTGCCGTTGAGAAACAACTCAAACAACAGCCCCTCTTCACTTAACGCGGTCGCATCCGTCAATTCGTTCCCCGACGCGAAGCCTGAAAAACGGAGATTCGTCAAACCGTCAGAATCAGCAATCGTCCATTCCCATGCGTTGACCGCCAGCTCACCATTGTTGTCGATATCTTCGACGTACAAGTCGCCGACTTCGATCGATTGCAGCCCGACGCCCGCGTCACCGATGCGGGCGCCCGACGAGACCCAACCCAAATTGTTGTCGGATCCCCCTTGTGTCGTGCTATTGAACCGGATCGAATCATCGAACCCCGACAACGTTCCGCCGTAGGGCGTCGTCTGCTCGGCGACGATCCCCGCATAGTTGCCATTGGCCACGCGTGAATTGTCCGCCGTCATCGTCGGCGAACTCACCGAAATCGTCGTGGCGGGCACCACCCCGTTGGCGGCAAAGAACAAGGTCTCGCCGACGACTTCAAAATCGATCGGCGTGGATGAACCGAGTCCACGTGTCGTGTCGGCGACCAACGTGATCGCGGAACCGTCGGACTTGTACAAGTGACGTCCGCTGGTTCCATCGGTGGCCGAAAAAAACAGCTCTGCCCCGAACGGAGTCAGCTCCTCAGGGTACGACGAACCGCTCGGGTTCAAATCAAACACCCGCACCGTCCCCGCTTCGGTTCCATCACTTTTGTATAACTCCACCCCGTCGGTGTAGTCTTCGGCGACAAAGAACAGCAGCCCGTTGTGGCTGGTCAAGTAGGTGGGATAGGAACTGAACGTCGGATCGTCGTCGGCGGTGCCGGGATCCGTGCCCGGATCAATCCCCAGATCCTTCACCATCACCGTCCCTTCGGCGGTCCCATTGCTCTTCCAAAGTTCACGGTTGTAGTAACCGTAATCGTAGCTGGTGAAGAACAGCGTGCCGTTGACGTCGGTCAACTCTTGCGGACGATCGATCACCTGTTGGTCGGCATTGATGTCTTTGACCATCGCGGTGCCCCCCGACGTGCCGTCGTGAGCCCAGAGCTCGTAGCCTTTCGACGGTTGCCCCCCGAACTCCGCTTGATACGCGGTGAAAAACAGTTTCGATCCCGAAGCGGTCAGGTCGGTCAAGTAATACACGCCCACCGCATCGGCATCAAAGACCTTGACCGTCCCCGCTTCGGTTCCGTCGCTTTTCCACAAATCGGTTTCGCCGGTCTCGTCCAATGCGGTGAAAAACAACTCGTTTCCGAGCACGGTCAATTCCGCGGGCGATGACGTGTCCGGCCCCGGCAACAGGTCTTTCACCATCTCCGTGCCGTCGACCGTCCCATCGGTTTTCCAAAGCTCGGTTCCATGCATACCGTCATCGGCGACGAAGAACGATTCATCGCCGAACCGAACCACGTCATCGATCCCCGACGACACGCCGAGCATGTTGATGTCCTGGAACAGGTCAATCGCGAACGTCAACAGACGACGGCTTTCCAGCGTTTCGATCGACGCCCCCAAGCGCCGACGACGCGAACGACGAACACGCGTTCGATGCCGTTTCGCATTGCCTGGTCCAGACAATCGTGTCCGCAACGGGAACCGCGATTCTGCCGATCGTCGCGATCGCAATCCATCCATAGGGGCTTCTCAATCGAGGTTTAGCGTGAGGAGGATGAAGCAAACCGCAGGGGTTCACACCGACGTGCTGCGGCGCTGACGCTGAGCCGGAAACGGCCCCATGGAAGGCGACGTCGGTAGCGGCCGACGCGGCCTCCAAGGCGATTTGATCTGACTTCACCGAAGGATAAGGGTGGCAGTATAAACAAACCGAACGTTCCAAGCCGCAAAATCGGACGATTCAGCAGGTCCGTTTTCTCAGCAGGTCCGTTTTCTTTGAACGCAATCGCCACTCGCTCCACCGACGATCGCATCAACTTGATCGCCACGCGGCACCACCCATACGGGCAACTGCTGATCCTCTCGTGGATAGGGACCGCATACCACCGTTCGCCTGCTGCTTTGAATCACTTGCACATCAAACAGTTCCTCGACGCCGCTCTCGAACTCCAGAAACGCCAGACTCTGCCCCGACACCCAGTCGATCACGACAATGCCACAGCGCATCGCGGCCCGATCCTGACAAATCGGCACCCCTCCGAAAACCGACGTTTCTCTCGCCCGGCTCATCCCCACAAAGGCGTACCGGCCATGGAACGCCAACCCCCGTCCGTAGCCCGGATAGGACGCCACCTCCTCGGCCTGGCCGCTTTGCGGATCGACCGTGACCAGTTTTCCCCGACCACTATCCAGCATGAAAACCTTTCCGTCATGCAACCGCGGAGAATGGGGCATGCAGAAACCGCCCGCGACCACCTGCCCACTGGGCACATCGATCAGCACCCCGCCGTCGGACTTGTGTTCGCGCCAGCCTCGCGCCGCATCACTTGTTCCCAACGCGCTGACATACTTGGGCCGTCCCGCTTCCATCGCCATCCCGTTGAGATGACAACGGTCTTGTGGCGCCAATTCCGTGATGAACGGGGGCTGCCAGCGTGGAACAAAATTAAAGTCCTCGTGCAACGTCGACAGACACGAAAACAACGTGTTCACGATCCACAATTGGCCATCGGCCCCCCACTGCATTTCATGCACATGGATGTTGCCCGTCACAAACGACTCTCGGGCCAGGTAAGCTCGGTCATAGGTCCCCGCGGGGTCGACTTGGCGTGCCAGCGATCCACCATCGCGAAGAAACCAAATCACGTTCGGCCCCCCGACTGCGATCGACGACGTCTTCACCCCGATCGCATCCGACGCCTGCCGTGGCGGTGCAATCCCCATCGCCTGTTGAAAATTCGAAAACCCCAAATGAAGTTGACCGTCGCAGGCACCGACGCTGACCACTTTCCCCGCCGCATAGGTCGAAACCAATAACGAACAACCGAGGTGCTCAAGCAACGGAACAAATTTCGAACTGTGCCGAAAGTTGATCTCGCGCATCGCGGTGGGCCGCTCGGGTCCGCCCACCGCGGCATCGTCCGAGGCCGCTGCTGGTTGCTGCTGGTTGTCCATCGACATCGTTGGGGTTGAACGGGAGCTTCGATCGGTGCGGCAACGCCCCCGAGCCGCGAGGTCGTTTGGGATTCAAAGCCACCCTCCCTCGCTGCCAGGTAACGCTGTGAAACGTATCTTCCCTGTGTTTCATGATGTTTTAGCGGTAGGGCGCAAGCCCTCCGGTTCCTCCTCGGTGCCAAAACACCGGAGGGCTCGCGCCCTACCGCTAACAAATGCATCTCATCGGTTCAGCGTCGTCCGACCTTCACCGTGGCGGGAAACGCAGAATACGCGTCCCCCGCCTAGATCACAAGCATCCGTTCACAACCATCGACCGCAGCCTACGGGGTCACCGCCGATGCCGGTCGCTCGATCACGTGGCTTTGATCGACCGCCAACGGCTGCAGTTCCTGGCGCAGTCCGTCGGCCCACTGGACGACGATGCGATCGACTCGATCGGCGGTACCCAGGCCGAACGTGAGCGGCAGCTCGACTTGCGAAAGATAGCTTCGCGTCGGCATCACTTGTTGACGGATGACCTGATCGCCCACCGTCAGTTCGACCCACGAACCGATCGCGTCGCGATTGCAGTGCCGCCCGTCGCCTTTCAATCGCAAACGCAGCCAATGATGGCCGAGCTGTTGATCATTGCGCAACAAACGCGGACCGCGGCCGGTTGCTGTGATCAACAGATCCAAGTCGCCGTCCTGATCGATGTCGGCATACGCAGCGCCACGGCCAGGCATCGGTCGCAACAAATCCGCACCGACCTGCATCTCGTTCATCGCCAGAAACTCCGTCCCGTGCTGCGGCCCGGCGTTCCAGAACAACTGGGGCGGCTGTTCGTAATGCTGGCTCGGCTGCACGCGGTTGATGTCCTCT
Encoded here:
- a CDS encoding TIGR03032 family protein, encoding MSMDNQQQPAAASDDAAVGGPERPTAMREINFRHSSKFVPLLEHLGCSLLVSTYAAGKVVSVGACDGQLHLGFSNFQQAMGIAPPRQASDAIGVKTSSIAVGGPNVIWFLRDGGSLARQVDPAGTYDRAYLARESFVTGNIHVHEMQWGADGQLWIVNTLFSCLSTLHEDFNFVPRWQPPFITELAPQDRCHLNGMAMEAGRPKYVSALGTSDAARGWREHKSDGGVLIDVPSGQVVAGGFCMPHSPRLHDGKVFMLDSGRGKLVTVDPQSGQAEEVASYPGYGRGLAFHGRYAFVGMSRARETSVFGGVPICQDRAAMRCGIVVIDWVSGQSLAFLEFESGVEELFDVQVIQSSRRTVVCGPYPREDQQLPVWVVPRGDQVDAIVGGASGDCVQRKRTC